Proteins co-encoded in one Aerococcaceae bacterium DSM 111021 genomic window:
- the rnz gene encoding ribonuclease Z yields the protein MEILFLGTGAGVPSKSRNVSSLVLKLLNELNETWLFDCGEGTQHQILKTTLKPGKVKNIFITHMHGDHIFGLPGFLSSRSFQGGDNQPITIYGPPGIEQYINSSLKYSKSNLLYKINIVELDPKGGEINLTKGWKVKYLPLQHNILSFGYRVEEPTSDGVLLVEKLKEYNIPNGPLFGKLKNGEQITLEDGTQLDGKNFVGEAKAGKIIAIIGDTRPNDNIQKLAQNADILVHEGTHAKGENKMANRYFHSTVEQAAQIAKDSNVNQLYLNHISSRYLGADVKQLEKDARELFKQTKVVYDLNEFEI from the coding sequence ATGGAAATTTTATTTTTAGGAACTGGCGCTGGCGTTCCATCAAAAAGTCGTAATGTAAGTTCTTTAGTTTTAAAATTATTGAACGAATTAAATGAAACTTGGTTATTTGATTGTGGAGAGGGTACTCAACATCAAATACTAAAAACAACATTGAAACCAGGTAAGGTAAAAAATATATTTATTACTCACATGCATGGAGATCATATCTTCGGCTTACCAGGTTTTCTAAGTAGTCGATCATTCCAAGGGGGAGACAACCAACCTATAACAATTTATGGTCCTCCCGGCATTGAACAATATATTAACTCGTCATTGAAATATTCGAAATCAAATTTACTTTATAAAATTAATATAGTAGAACTAGATCCCAAAGGTGGGGAGATTAATTTAACTAAAGGCTGGAAAGTTAAATATCTACCATTGCAACATAATATTCTATCATTCGGTTATAGAGTTGAAGAACCAACGTCGGATGGTGTGTTATTAGTTGAAAAATTGAAAGAATATAATATTCCCAATGGACCATTGTTTGGTAAATTAAAAAATGGCGAACAAATCACTCTAGAAGATGGCACTCAGCTTGATGGGAAAAACTTTGTAGGTGAAGCTAAAGCTGGAAAAATCATTGCCATTATTGGGGATACAAGACCAAATGACAATATCCAAAAATTAGCACAGAATGCTGATATTTTAGTTCATGAGGGTACCCATGCAAAAGGTGAGAATAAGATGGCGAACCGCTATTTCCACTCTACAGTTGAACAGGCTGCTCAAATAGCTAAAGATTCAAACGTAAATCAATTATATCTAAACCATATTAGTTCTAGATATTTAGGTGCAGATGTGAAGCAATTAGAGAAAGATGCTCGAGAGTTATTTAAACAAACTAAGGTTGTCTATGACTTAAATGAATTTGAAATATAA
- a CDS encoding SDR family oxidoreductase produces the protein MFLKDKVVLITGASSGIGKAIAIEVAKEGADIVLVSRRENRLKELAFKLTTEYGIKTLVLAKDLTNPKEIEETVEETIKEFHHIDYLINSSGIGIFKRAIEFTYKEIEQLFQINTYAMIYLSQLVSREMIIQNRQGHILFISSVAGKIATPNSSVYSSTKFAVIGYANSLRLELKRFGIDVTTINPGPVETDFFNHDQGSKDYYERIKSLALNPQTLARDVTIHLKPSRRKRELNRPRFYNLVEILYKVFPNIGDKLAGDILNFKEDV, from the coding sequence ATGTTTCTTAAAGATAAAGTTGTATTAATCACTGGCGCATCAAGTGGTATTGGAAAAGCAATAGCGATTGAAGTTGCCAAAGAAGGTGCAGATATTGTTCTAGTTTCTAGAAGAGAAAACCGGCTCAAAGAGTTAGCTTTTAAATTAACAACAGAGTATGGTATTAAAACACTTGTATTGGCAAAAGATTTAACAAATCCAAAAGAGATTGAAGAAACGGTTGAGGAAACTATAAAGGAATTTCATCATATTGATTATTTGATTAATTCAAGTGGTATAGGTATATTTAAAAGAGCGATTGAGTTTACATATAAAGAGATAGAACAATTATTTCAAATTAATACTTACGCGATGATATATCTTTCTCAACTGGTCTCAAGAGAGATGATTATTCAAAACAGACAAGGCCATATTTTATTTATATCTTCAGTAGCTGGAAAAATAGCTACGCCAAATTCAAGTGTATACTCATCGACTAAATTTGCGGTGATAGGCTATGCAAATAGTTTAAGGTTGGAATTAAAACGTTTTGGTATTGATGTTACAACAATTAATCCAGGGCCAGTTGAAACTGATTTTTTCAATCATGATCAAGGATCCAAAGATTATTATGAACGGATAAAATCTTTAGCTTTAAATCCACAAACGTTAGCTAGAGATGTGACGATTCACTTAAAACCTTCACGTCGTAAAAGGGAATTAAATCGCCCCCGTTTTTATAATTTAGTCGAAATACTTTATAAAGTATTTCCTAATATTGGAGATAAATTGGCTGGTGATATTTTAAATTTTAAGGAGGATGTATAG
- a CDS encoding DUF1049 domain-containing protein, producing the protein MKEQWKVIAIIILLIFVVVFALQNTNVVGIDFFFTQFEVSLVLVVLFSILVGVIIGMIASMSAVQSNRKNNKELEKQLAKEKHNHSNIIIEKEATIAQLRSKVEDQERVSRNTILVEAEENQNLDENIKDDKLLTSNTTEEV; encoded by the coding sequence ATGAAAGAACAATGGAAAGTCATTGCTATAATTATTTTACTTATATTTGTAGTCGTTTTTGCTTTACAAAACACTAACGTTGTCGGAATCGATTTCTTTTTTACTCAATTCGAAGTGTCTCTAGTTCTTGTTGTATTATTTAGCATTTTAGTTGGGGTTATTATTGGAATGATAGCTTCAATGTCAGCAGTACAATCCAATCGAAAAAATAATAAAGAATTGGAAAAACAATTAGCAAAAGAGAAACATAATCATTCTAATATAATAATTGAAAAAGAGGCTACGATTGCTCAATTACGTAGTAAGGTTGAAGATCAAGAGCGAGTTTCACGGAATACAATCTTAGTGGAAGCAGAAGAGAATCAAAATTTAGATGAAAATATTAAAGATGATAAATTATTAACATCTAATACTACAGAGGAAGTGTAA
- the recJ gene encoding single-stranded-DNA-specific exonuclease RecJ, which produces MKFNMAKFDWQIKPETNIDASINELKKDGINFSPAFLRLCAIRGISSSKELIEKTDQKPQLYHDPFLLYEMEKSINRIQRAIELFEPILIYGDYDADGITSTLILYETLESVGANVHYYLPNRLTDGYGPNKTRWTELVDELELKLIITVDNGVAGFEAVDAMNELGVDCIITDHHELQSELPNAFSIIHPKHPQGNYPFGELSGAGVALKVVSALLGEVPTEAVELAAIGTVADMVSLTDENRTIVLSGLNLLKDSMRTGLQLLLQSEKVNFDNITSETIGFTIGPRLNAMGRLGDPTPALELLKTVDITEAEALLDLVNDKNKERQTLTKQITAEIEQRISQYESIPNIIIESDENWPAGVLGIAASRLVRKYQRPAIVFQYLKETDQYKGSSRSVSKVNIFEELTKQSELLTHFGGHSQAAGLTVDGDKWDEFTQNIHKAFEQHTKLLNEPEPISIDMELDIKDITLDFINEVNLLGPFGTDNPKPQFMVKDAHIKTMRRIGADKSHLKLALNQSNSASELQVIGFGKADQSIGLDSGGLISVVGELDVNEWNGNRLPQFMLEDLGIDGTQWIDYRSSKIHKDLLNIDKGLYVFSHQRIADYMAKQIKGESILLYENITEEDLPQFKKLIIMEPPIQLSQLKNVLGAQNWSEIYLGSFVQESKYMAGIPSRDEFVALYKWVYKKEQFNYKNEFESLAKLFNLHPVKLKGMFMMFLEAEFVTIKDGRLEFNKELQNNKIDLLNLKTFIQYKDEYESEALLNYQPLDTIKDFFEGN; this is translated from the coding sequence ATGAAGTTCAATATGGCCAAGTTTGATTGGCAAATTAAACCAGAGACTAATATAGATGCTTCGATTAATGAATTAAAAAAAGACGGGATTAATTTTAGTCCCGCTTTTTTGCGTCTATGTGCGATAAGAGGAATAAGCTCTTCTAAAGAATTAATTGAAAAAACAGATCAAAAACCTCAGTTATATCATGATCCATTCCTATTATATGAGATGGAAAAATCAATTAATCGTATTCAACGAGCGATTGAATTATTTGAACCAATACTAATATATGGAGATTATGATGCTGATGGTATAACCAGCACACTCATACTCTATGAGACATTAGAGTCAGTTGGAGCGAATGTGCATTACTATTTACCGAACCGCTTAACGGACGGATATGGACCAAATAAGACCCGTTGGACAGAGTTGGTTGATGAATTAGAACTTAAATTAATCATTACTGTGGATAATGGAGTAGCTGGATTTGAAGCAGTTGATGCAATGAATGAATTGGGTGTTGATTGTATCATTACTGACCATCATGAACTACAAAGTGAGTTACCGAATGCTTTTTCAATTATTCACCCTAAACATCCCCAAGGGAACTATCCTTTTGGAGAATTGAGTGGAGCAGGAGTTGCACTAAAAGTAGTGAGTGCTTTACTTGGAGAAGTTCCAACTGAAGCAGTTGAATTAGCGGCAATTGGAACAGTTGCTGATATGGTATCTTTAACAGATGAAAATCGAACAATCGTATTAAGTGGGTTGAATCTACTCAAAGATTCGATGCGTACAGGCTTACAATTATTGCTGCAAAGTGAAAAAGTGAACTTTGATAACATAACGAGCGAGACGATTGGCTTTACAATCGGTCCTCGATTGAATGCAATGGGCCGTTTAGGCGACCCAACGCCAGCTTTGGAATTGTTAAAAACTGTTGATATCACTGAAGCTGAAGCACTTTTAGACTTAGTTAATGATAAAAATAAAGAAAGACAAACACTAACGAAGCAAATTACAGCAGAGATCGAACAAAGAATTAGCCAATATGAATCAATTCCTAATATAATTATTGAATCTGACGAGAATTGGCCAGCTGGTGTATTAGGAATTGCTGCAAGTCGTTTAGTAAGGAAATATCAAAGACCTGCGATTGTTTTTCAATATTTAAAAGAAACAGATCAATACAAAGGCAGTTCACGAAGCGTTAGCAAAGTAAATATCTTTGAAGAATTGACGAAGCAAAGTGAATTACTGACTCATTTTGGTGGCCATAGTCAGGCAGCAGGGTTAACTGTTGATGGAGATAAATGGGATGAGTTTACACAAAATATTCATAAAGCTTTTGAACAACATACTAAACTGCTTAATGAACCGGAGCCTATATCAATTGATATGGAGTTAGATATCAAAGATATTACACTTGATTTTATTAATGAAGTAAATTTACTGGGGCCATTTGGAACCGATAATCCAAAACCACAATTCATGGTTAAAGACGCTCACATTAAAACAATGCGTCGGATTGGCGCAGACAAAAGTCATCTTAAACTTGCACTGAATCAGAGTAACTCAGCATCTGAATTACAAGTTATCGGGTTTGGAAAGGCTGATCAATCAATCGGACTAGATAGTGGGGGTCTAATTTCTGTAGTTGGCGAGTTAGATGTTAACGAATGGAATGGGAACCGATTACCACAATTTATGCTTGAAGACTTAGGGATTGATGGAACTCAGTGGATTGATTATCGCTCAAGTAAGATACACAAAGATTTATTGAATATAGATAAAGGATTGTATGTGTTCTCACATCAACGTATTGCAGATTATATGGCAAAACAGATTAAGGGTGAAAGCATCTTATTGTATGAGAACATAACTGAAGAAGACCTACCACAATTTAAAAAATTAATTATTATGGAACCACCCATTCAATTGAGTCAATTAAAAAATGTTTTGGGTGCTCAAAATTGGAGTGAAATATACTTAGGCTCTTTTGTACAAGAGTCAAAATACATGGCTGGAATACCATCAAGAGATGAATTTGTTGCGTTGTACAAATGGGTTTATAAAAAAGAACAATTTAATTATAAGAATGAGTTTGAGAGTTTAGCTAAATTATTTAATTTACATCCAGTTAAATTAAAAGGTATGTTTATGATGTTTTTAGAGGCAGAATTTGTTACAATTAAGGACGGTCGGTTAGAGTTTAATAAAGAGTTACAAAATAATAAAATTGATTTACTGAACTTAAAGACATTTATTCAGTACAAAGATGAATATGAGTCTGAGGCTTTATTAAATTATCAACCGTTAGACACTATTAAAGATTTTTTTGAAGGGAACTGA
- a CDS encoding adenine phosphoribosyltransferase, whose protein sequence is MNLNDYIASIENYPKEGVTFRDITPLMANGPAFAHATQEIVNYAREMGAEVAVGPEARGFIVGCPVAYAMEIGFAPVRKKGKLPRDIIEVEYELEYGSDVLTMHKDAIKPGQKVVIIDDLLATGGTVKATIDLVEKLGGEVVGIAFLIELKELNGREKIEGYNYKALMQY, encoded by the coding sequence ATGAACTTGAATGATTATATTGCTTCAATCGAAAACTATCCAAAGGAAGGTGTAACATTTAGAGATATTACACCATTAATGGCTAATGGACCTGCATTTGCGCATGCAACACAAGAAATTGTTAACTATGCTCGTGAAATGGGTGCAGAAGTAGCCGTTGGTCCTGAAGCACGTGGATTTATTGTTGGATGTCCAGTAGCTTATGCTATGGAGATTGGTTTCGCACCTGTTCGAAAAAAAGGTAAATTACCTCGGGATATTATTGAAGTAGAATACGAACTTGAATATGGGTCAGATGTTTTAACAATGCATAAAGATGCAATTAAACCAGGTCAAAAAGTTGTTATTATTGATGACTTATTGGCAACGGGTGGTACTGTAAAAGCAACAATCGACTTAGTTGAAAAACTTGGTGGAGAAGTTGTGGGAATTGCATTTTTAATTGAGTTAAAAGAATTAAATGGTAGAGAAAAAATTGAAGGTTACAACTACAAAGCTTTAATGCAGTATTAA
- the lexA gene encoding transcriptional repressor LexA, with product MKSISAKQLNILSCIYKAIDSNGYPPTVREIGAEVGLASTSTVHGHLSRLEAKGYLTRDASKTRALELTPFALEALGISRKDIPLLGRVAAGAPILAIEEAVEYYPIPPTLEHFDADDLFMLEIDGESMINAGIFNGDLITVRRQPSASNGDIVVALTEDDEATCKTFYKQSDHYILRPENDTMDDIILDSVQILGKVVSLYREF from the coding sequence ATGAAATCAATATCAGCAAAACAATTAAATATACTTAGTTGTATATATAAAGCAATTGACTCTAATGGATACCCACCAACTGTAAGAGAAATTGGTGCGGAAGTCGGATTAGCTTCTACATCAACTGTTCATGGACACTTATCTCGCTTAGAAGCTAAAGGATACTTGACACGCGACGCAAGTAAAACTCGTGCCTTAGAACTAACACCTTTCGCACTCGAAGCACTTGGTATTTCAAGAAAAGATATTCCTTTGTTAGGACGAGTTGCTGCCGGTGCTCCAATTTTAGCTATTGAAGAAGCAGTAGAATATTACCCAATCCCACCAACACTTGAGCATTTTGATGCAGATGATTTATTCATGCTTGAAATTGATGGTGAAAGTATGATCAATGCCGGGATTTTTAATGGCGATTTAATTACAGTTCGTCGCCAACCTTCTGCAAGCAACGGAGATATCGTTGTGGCATTAACTGAAGATGACGAAGCAACATGTAAGACTTTTTATAAACAATCTGATCACTACATTCTACGTCCTGAAAATGATACAATGGATGATATCATTTTAGATTCTGTCCAAATTTTAGGTAAAGTAGTTAGCTTATATCGAGAGTTTTAA
- a CDS encoding DUF896 domain-containing protein — MLSKEKIKRINELSKKNKAGTMSEEEALERKNLHKEYIKSMRDSIGTQIEGIKVVDSEGGDVTPDKVKDIQKELGLHNRDND, encoded by the coding sequence ATGTTAAGTAAAGAAAAAATAAAACGAATCAATGAACTATCTAAAAAGAACAAGGCTGGTACGATGTCTGAAGAAGAAGCACTAGAACGAAAAAATCTACATAAAGAGTATATTAAAAGTATGCGAGATAGTATCGGAACTCAAATAGAAGGTATTAAAGTTGTGGATTCTGAAGGTGGAGATGTCACACCTGATAAAGTAAAAGACATTCAAAAAGAACTTGGTTTACATAATAGAGATAATGATTAA
- a CDS encoding YneF family protein produces MATWMWLVIVFIALIIGFVAGFFLSRKYMMDYFKENPPIDERMISQMMAQMGQKPSKKKVQQIMNSMKQR; encoded by the coding sequence ATGGCAACTTGGATGTGGCTAGTTATCGTATTTATTGCATTAATTATTGGTTTTGTCGCTGGTTTCTTCCTTTCAAGAAAGTATATGATGGATTACTTTAAGGAAAATCCACCGATTGATGAAAGAATGATATCTCAAATGATGGCACAAATGGGACAAAAACCATCTAAAAAGAAAGTTCAACAAATTATGAACTCAATGAAACAGCGTTAA
- a CDS encoding ATP-binding cassette domain-containing protein yields MNMFGKLGWFFKRERKAYIFGITMLILLSGLTAIIPMIIGTIIDSMTAGTITGSQLIRWGIILVVIAILQYIMRYVWRTQIFGTSAKLEKILRARLFTHFTQMDSIFFQKYRTGDLMARTTNDLNAIRMVAGGGILTLVDSLSQGLLTLFMMFFFVDWRLTLVSIIPIPLLTILIRFVGKKLHYHSRKSQAAFSSMNDKVQESMTGIKVIKTFGEEELDIDDFKKMTTKVVNRNQKVYLFDAAFRPASQLIMGAATILGVFFGGFLVSQGDITIGMLVAFISYVSRLQWPMIAIGRLFNILERGSASYDRITEILDEKSSIIEEPDALSQSISGDIHIDIDEFIYPNAKEVSLSDIKINIKQGNTLGIVGRTGSGKTSLFKLLLRDYDQFSGDITFNKTSIKDYQLDSLLANIGYVPQDNFLFSTTVRDNIRFANMDTTDSEVEEIAKVTSVHEDILGFSEGYDTLVGERGVALSGGQKQRISMARAMLINPELLILDDSLSAVDAKTEEAILNSIKSTRENKSTIISAHRLSSVMHADEIIVLDEGTITERGTHEELIKNNGWYQEMYEHQQLELNTEMEGV; encoded by the coding sequence ATGAACATGTTTGGAAAACTAGGGTGGTTTTTTAAACGAGAAAGAAAAGCATATATTTTTGGAATTACTATGCTAATACTCCTTAGTGGGTTGACAGCAATAATACCTATGATAATCGGTACGATTATTGATAGTATGACGGCGGGGACAATCACTGGGAGTCAATTGATTAGATGGGGTATTATTCTTGTAGTCATTGCGATTCTACAGTACATCATGCGCTATGTATGGCGTACACAAATTTTTGGGACATCAGCAAAACTCGAGAAAATCCTTAGAGCAAGGTTGTTTACCCACTTTACTCAAATGGATTCAATATTTTTTCAGAAATATCGTACAGGAGATTTAATGGCAAGGACTACCAATGATTTGAATGCCATTCGAATGGTAGCAGGTGGAGGAATCTTGACATTAGTCGATTCACTGTCACAAGGTTTGCTTACTTTGTTTATGATGTTTTTCTTTGTAGATTGGCGTTTAACTTTAGTATCAATTATACCAATACCTTTACTGACAATATTAATACGATTTGTTGGTAAAAAGCTTCATTATCACTCAAGAAAATCACAGGCAGCTTTTTCTTCAATGAATGATAAAGTTCAAGAAAGTATGACTGGGATAAAGGTTATCAAAACCTTTGGTGAAGAAGAATTAGACATTGATGATTTCAAGAAGATGACGACTAAAGTAGTAAATCGAAATCAAAAAGTATATTTGTTTGATGCAGCATTTAGACCTGCTAGTCAACTAATAATGGGGGCAGCAACGATACTTGGAGTTTTCTTTGGTGGATTTTTAGTTTCTCAAGGAGACATTACAATAGGGATGCTTGTAGCATTTATTAGCTATGTATCCCGTTTACAGTGGCCAATGATTGCGATTGGACGGTTATTTAATATTTTAGAGCGTGGGTCGGCTAGTTATGATCGAATTACTGAGATATTGGATGAAAAAAGTTCGATAATTGAAGAGCCTGATGCACTTAGTCAGTCAATTTCTGGAGATATCCATATTGACATTGATGAATTTATATATCCTAATGCTAAAGAAGTATCTCTAAGTGATATTAAGATTAATATTAAGCAAGGGAACACGCTAGGGATTGTGGGAAGAACTGGATCAGGTAAGACGTCATTATTTAAATTATTATTACGTGATTATGATCAATTTTCTGGAGATATAACATTTAATAAAACATCAATTAAGGATTATCAATTGGATAGTTTATTAGCTAATATTGGATACGTTCCACAAGACAACTTTCTGTTCTCAACGACGGTCCGTGATAATATTCGGTTTGCGAATATGGATACAACTGATTCAGAAGTTGAAGAAATTGCGAAAGTTACAAGTGTTCATGAGGATATTCTTGGATTTTCAGAAGGTTATGACACACTTGTTGGAGAACGTGGTGTTGCTTTATCTGGTGGTCAAAAACAGCGTATTTCTATGGCTAGAGCCATGTTAATTAATCCAGAACTTTTAATTTTAGATGATTCACTTTCCGCAGTGGATGCGAAGACTGAAGAAGCAATTTTAAATTCAATAAAAAGTACGCGCGAAAATAAATCAACAATAATATCTGCTCACCGACTAAGTAGTGTAATGCATGCTGATGAGATTATCGTGTTGGATGAGGGTACGATTACAGAACGGGGCACGCATGAGGAACTTATTAAAAATAATGGTTGGTACCAAGAAATGTATGAACATCAGCAATTAGAGTTAAATACTGAAATGGAAGGGGTGTAA
- a CDS encoding ABC transporter ATP-binding protein translates to MASKGQSESAWARKMSIGEQLSVTKRIFTFAKPYWKNFLVAIIFSSLTVAVSVIMPRVIQTFIDDHLTNLDVTMQTALMFVLMYGFLLILQGISNYLSTYLFNMAAERTVENVRDTLFTKINTLGMRYFDQTPGGSIVSRITNDTETLKNFWNTFYALFEGIVTVISVFIGMFIMNPNMALMFLIFVPIMVGIIWYYQSFSSQVYRSMRENLSRLNTKINESILGMDVIQHFRQEKRIIAEFDEQNEKHFGARYQMVKMNALLLMSIISLLEGLSLALVIYVLGGQYLNGILEVGVIYAFVQYSSQFFRPMGMMMDSLSLLQDGVVSSSRILRVLDQKEKVPEQFISEEAKIKDAKIEFRNLTFSYDGNQNVLNNISFTVNPGETVAIIGHTGSGKSSIINVLMRFYEFQSGDVLIDGHSIREFDYEDLRKGIGLVLQDSFLFYGDVNRNIRLLDPTISDRTIREAAQFVNADQFIEKHSDGYKHRVIERGASYSSGEKQLISFARTMARDPKILILDEATANIDTETEEYIQSSLAKMRQNRTTIAIAHRLSTIRDANQIIVLDKGNIIEQGNHDELIAKKGTYYQMYRLQTKN, encoded by the coding sequence ATGGCAAGTAAAGGTCAAAGTGAATCAGCTTGGGCAAGAAAAATGTCAATAGGAGAGCAGTTATCTGTAACGAAACGAATTTTTACATTTGCAAAACCATATTGGAAAAACTTTTTAGTCGCTATTATATTCTCTTCATTAACAGTCGCAGTGTCTGTAATTATGCCCCGAGTAATACAAACTTTTATTGATGATCATTTAACTAATTTAGATGTGACTATGCAAACTGCACTAATGTTTGTTTTAATGTATGGCTTTTTACTAATTTTACAAGGTATATCCAACTACTTGTCTACATATTTATTCAACATGGCAGCTGAGAGAACAGTAGAGAATGTTAGAGATACATTATTTACAAAAATAAATACTTTAGGTATGCGATATTTTGATCAAACTCCTGGTGGTTCAATTGTTTCACGAATCACCAACGATACTGAAACATTAAAAAACTTTTGGAATACTTTCTACGCACTATTTGAAGGTATTGTAACTGTTATATCAGTATTCATTGGGATGTTTATTATGAATCCAAATATGGCACTGATGTTCTTGATCTTTGTTCCGATTATGGTTGGAATAATATGGTATTATCAAAGCTTCAGTTCACAAGTATATCGTTCGATGCGTGAGAATCTTAGTCGATTGAATACTAAAATAAATGAGTCCATCTTAGGCATGGATGTGATTCAACATTTTCGACAAGAAAAACGTATTATAGCGGAATTTGATGAACAAAATGAAAAGCATTTTGGTGCACGTTATCAGATGGTGAAGATGAATGCATTGTTGTTAATGAGTATTATTAGTTTACTTGAAGGCTTATCTTTAGCGTTAGTTATCTATGTGCTCGGAGGACAGTATTTAAATGGAATTCTAGAGGTTGGAGTCATTTATGCATTCGTCCAGTATAGCTCGCAATTCTTCAGACCTATGGGTATGATGATGGATAGTTTAAGCTTACTACAAGATGGTGTTGTTTCGAGTTCACGTATTCTACGTGTTCTCGATCAGAAAGAAAAAGTACCAGAACAATTTATTTCTGAGGAAGCGAAAATTAAAGATGCCAAAATTGAATTTAGAAATTTAACATTTTCATATGATGGAAATCAAAATGTTTTAAATAATATAAGTTTTACTGTTAATCCTGGTGAAACTGTCGCGATTATAGGACATACCGGAAGTGGAAAAAGTTCTATCATTAATGTATTAATGAGGTTCTATGAATTTCAATCGGGAGATGTTTTAATTGATGGCCATAGTATACGAGAGTTTGATTATGAAGATTTAAGAAAAGGAATTGGTTTAGTACTTCAAGATTCATTCTTATTTTATGGAGATGTTAACCGAAATATACGCTTACTCGATCCAACAATTTCTGATCGAACAATTCGAGAAGCAGCTCAATTTGTAAATGCAGATCAATTCATTGAAAAGCATTCAGATGGTTATAAACACCGTGTAATCGAGCGTGGGGCAAGTTATTCAAGTGGTGAAAAGCAATTGATTTCATTCGCGAGAACAATGGCACGTGATCCTAAGATACTTATACTTGATGAAGCTACCGCTAACATAGATACAGAAACTGAAGAGTACATACAATCTAGTTTAGCAAAAATGCGCCAGAATCGTACGACTATTGCGATTGCGCATCGATTAAGTACAATCAGAGATGCGAATCAAATTATTGTACTTGATAAAGGAAATATTATTGAACAAGGTAATCATGATGAATTAATTGCGAAAAAAGGCACATATTATCAAATGTATCGTTTGCAAACTAAAAACTAA
- a CDS encoding 1-acyl-sn-glycerol-3-phosphate acyltransferase, with product MNLYSFLLIVVKVILFLFNGKPIVIGRENLPKDAAIIASTHRHWLDPVILAIAVEPTEIAFMAKDTLFKNKIFQYLLPRLNVFPVKREKPSPKSLRRGVEVMNEENKHLGIFPTGSRYSTEVKGGTAFIQRLSKKDILPVAVQPPLNGKEFFLRKKAKVAIGQPISFDDSKKYTRDELKSIDIAIAQAFDDLDKQLDPDYVYIPPKKD from the coding sequence ATGAATCTCTATTCGTTTTTATTAATTGTTGTTAAGGTTATTTTATTCCTATTTAATGGAAAACCTATTGTTATTGGAAGAGAAAATTTGCCCAAAGATGCTGCCATTATAGCATCAACACATCGGCATTGGTTAGACCCAGTTATATTAGCCATAGCAGTAGAACCTACTGAAATAGCCTTTATGGCAAAGGATACTTTATTTAAAAATAAAATATTCCAATACTTACTACCTAGATTGAATGTTTTTCCTGTAAAAAGAGAAAAACCTTCACCTAAATCACTCCGTAGAGGTGTTGAAGTTATGAATGAAGAAAATAAACATCTTGGGATTTTCCCTACTGGATCACGGTACTCTACTGAAGTTAAAGGTGGAACTGCCTTTATCCAACGGTTGAGTAAAAAAGATATTCTTCCTGTGGCGGTTCAACCTCCATTAAATGGGAAAGAGTTTTTCCTTCGAAAAAAAGCAAAGGTAGCTATCGGACAACCCATTTCTTTTGATGATTCCAAGAAATACACTAGAGATGAATTGAAAAGTATTGACATTGCTATTGCACAGGCATTTGATGATTTAGACAAGCAGTTAGATCCGGATTATGTTTATATTCCTCCCAAAAAAGATTAA